A genomic window from Anthocerotibacter panamensis C109 includes:
- a CDS encoding DNA-methyltransferase — MILAQRTKSGRYYVGQSETILDCRAFRSLRGKIQLILTSPPFPLNEKKSYGNMTGDKYLEWFANLAPIFAEMLTGDGSILIEMGNGWEPQRPVQSLLPLKSLMSFVENERAGLRLIQQFVCYNPSRLPSPAQWVTVNRIRTVDSFTNIWWMAKSDFPKADNSKVLRPYSDSMIRLLDKKDFNSGKRPSGHDISSSAFLRDCGGSIAHNFFEVESMDSNRDVRLPDPFNAFSLSNTISNDFFARTCKERGIKKPHPARMQMGLAAFFIQYLTDRGDWVLDPFAGSNTTGYASARLGRKWLAIDAKEEYVEQSKIRFEDPALVNLKEPTNEYQQTAHSN; from the coding sequence GTGATTCTAGCCCAGCGCACAAAATCAGGTCGATACTACGTTGGCCAAAGCGAAACAATTTTGGATTGTCGAGCATTTCGTAGTCTGCGAGGAAAAATTCAACTGATTTTAACTTCACCTCCTTTTCCATTAAATGAGAAGAAAAGCTATGGCAATATGACTGGTGATAAGTATCTTGAATGGTTTGCCAATTTAGCGCCCATATTTGCGGAGATGTTGACTGGTGATGGCTCAATCCTCATTGAGATGGGAAATGGGTGGGAACCTCAACGACCCGTCCAATCCTTGTTGCCACTTAAGTCTTTGATGAGTTTTGTAGAAAATGAAAGAGCTGGACTTCGGTTGATTCAGCAATTTGTTTGTTATAATCCCTCTCGATTGCCTTCTCCTGCTCAATGGGTAACTGTTAACCGGATAAGAACGGTAGACAGCTTTACTAATATTTGGTGGATGGCAAAATCTGACTTTCCAAAAGCAGATAATTCAAAAGTTTTGCGGCCCTATAGCGATTCTATGATTAGACTTTTGGATAAAAAGGATTTTAATTCTGGCAAACGACCATCTGGACATGATATTAGTAGCAGTGCTTTTCTACGAGACTGTGGTGGTTCAATTGCACATAATTTCTTTGAAGTTGAGAGCATGGACTCTAATCGTGATGTTCGCTTGCCGGATCCTTTTAATGCTTTTTCACTATCAAATACCATCTCAAATGATTTTTTTGCGAGAACCTGTAAAGAGAGGGGAATTAAGAAGCCTCATCCTGCTCGTATGCAAATGGGGTTGGCAGCATTTTTTATTCAATATCTTACTGATCGTGGAGACTGGGTTCTCGATCCATTTGCTGGAAGTAATACAACTGGATACGCATCTGCTCGACTTGGTCGCAAATGGCTAGCGATTGATGCAAAAGAAGAATATGTTGAGCAGTCAAAAATTCGTTTTGAAGACCCCGCCTTGGTAAACTTAAAGGAGCCAACCAATGAATATCAGCAGACAGCTCACTCAAACTAA